The Hymenobacter oligotrophus genome segment GGCTTCGCCCACTTCGGCAATGCGGTCGGCCACGCGCTGCATCAGCCACATGGGCGTGCTGGTGGCGCCGCAAATGCCCACCGAGGTGGCGCCCTCAAACCAATCGTCTTGCAGCTCCTGCTCGTTTTCTACGAAGTAGCTGCGCGGGTTTTCGTGGTTGACTACCCCAAACAGGGCTTTGCCGTTGGAGCTTTTGCGGCCGCTCACAAACACCACCACGTCGTGCTCGTGCGCGAACTTGCGCAGCTGCGGCTCGCGGTTCGATACTTGCCGGCAAATGGAGTCGTTGGCGTCGAAGGTGGTTAGGTCGCCACCAGCAGCGGCAATGCGCTCCTCCATCATCTGCTTCATGCGGTAAAAGCCCGCGGTACTCTTGGTGGTTTGGCTGAAAAGCGTAACCGGACGCCGGAAGTCGATCTGGTCCAGGTCTTGCTCGGTCATCACCACAATGGCGCGGTTGCCGGTTTGGCCGTTCAGGCCGGTTACCTCGGCGTGGCCGGGTTGGCCGTACAGCACAATTTGCCCGTTTTGGCGGGTGGTGGCGTCGAAGGCGTGCTTCACGCGGTTTTGCAGCTTCAGCACCACCGGGCACGAGGCGTCGATCAGCTCGATGTTGTTGCGCAGGGCCAGCTGATAGGTTTCGGGCGGCTCGCCGTGGGCCCGGATCAGCACTTTGCAATCGTGCAATTGACCCAGCTGTTCGCGGTCAATCACGCGCAGGCCCTGCTGGTGCAGGCGCTCTACCTCCATGCGGTTATGCACGATATCGCCCAAGCAGTACAGCTCCGCGGAGTGGCCCAGCTCGTCTTCGGCCATCTGAATGGCGTACTCCACGCCGAAGCAGTACCCGGAATTCTTATCGATGGTGACGTTCATGTCGGTCGGTTCTTTTAGCCCAGCCGGCTGGCCTTCCCGCAGCTCTGCCGACTAACGTACCCTAGGGCACGAATCATTCCAAACTCTGCCGGGGCGGGCGTTTTGTCAGCCGATTTCGGCGGCCCGCAACCCATCCACCAATACGGAGGATACGCGCTCCAGGACGAAATCCACCTGCTCATCAATTGTAATGTGCGAGGTGTCGAGCAGCACGGCATCGGCTGCGCGGCGCAAGGGGCTTTCGGCACGCGTCGAATCGAGGTAGTCGCGCTTCTGCAAGTTCTGGACAATGTCGTCGAGCGATACTTGCTCGCCTTTGGTGGCCAGCTCCACTTGCCGGCGCATGGCGCGGGTGTGCACGTCGGCGGTCATGAAGATTTTCACCTCGGCGTCGGGAAACACGGTGGTGCCAATGTCGCGGCCATCCATTACCACGCCGCGCTTGCGGGCCATGCGCTGCTGCTGGCGCACCATGGCGTGGCGCACGGCCGGAATAACCGACACTTCGCTTACAGCGTTGGAAATGCGCATCTGGCGGATTTCATCCTCCCGGATGACGCCGTCGAGGCACAGTTCGTTGCGCCCCGTGCGGCGGTTCCGCTTGAAGGTAATCTGCATATTGTGGAGGGCTTCCTCCACCCGCGGCAAGTCCTCGAACGCGATGTTGTGCTCGAGCAGGTAAAGCGTGACCCCGCGGTACATGGCCCCGGTGTCGATGTAAGCATAGCCAAGTTCGGCGGCAACGGCTTTGGCCGTAGTGCTTTTGCCGCAGGAAGAGTAGCCGTCGATGGCTATGACGATGTTTTTCATCTGGTGAGCGGTCGGCGGGCCGTCGTCGGGAGCGGGAGCGGAATCCACGTCAACCGACGAGCGGGCTGCGCCGTCAGGCGGCTGGGTACCGATTGGTAAAACCCAGACACCGATTCGGCGAGTCCATGCGTCAGTTGGCGGTCCACATGCTCGAACGGCCGCACAAAGGTATGCGCTCCAAGTTGGATGCCCACCACCCCGGCTTCATTGTGTATCCAGCAGCCCCCAAACGCGCGGATGATGCACTCGCCCAAAAACGAGCCCAACGCACTGACTACGTTTACTTTGTCGGCATCGCCAATATCGTGGCGCTGCTTTTCAATAAATTCAGCAAGTATTTGAACCGCGGCCTCGTCGAAGGCGGGTACATTGAGCTGTTGCCGCACAGCTTCGGCGGCAGCACGCAACTCTTCCATGGCAATAGGTGAAATAGAAAGAAGGAAAGAAGGACGAACCCGCTAACGGGTGATTACGTAGTTACAAAAGTTTTGCTGGATACCCGAATTGCGGGCAAAAAAAATCGCCTCTGGGGAGGCGATTATGAAAAAATAATAAGATTTTTTTAGGAAAGTACTAGTAGGCGTGCCTACTGAATCCAACCCCGCCGCTTTACGGGCTCGGCCAATCTCGACGGTATCGAAGCGTAAAAATCGGCTACGGATTCCTTTATTCCATTGTCAAATTGCAGCGCCACCCGGAAGAAAGGGTTGAAGAACCGCTCGCCCCGAAAACCCACGCCCGTGGTGCCGTCGGGGCCGGTGGCCCATTCGCCTTGGTAAGCCTGCACCATGCACTGGCCCAAAAAAGCACCTAGGGCCACCACCACGCCCTGGATGTTGTCGCGGTTGAGCAAAGGCCGCTGTTCTTCAATAAAGTTAGCAAGGCGCTGCACAGCGGCTTCGTCGAAGTCGTTTACCTGCAGCTGCTGGCGCACGGCTTCGGCAGCCTGGTGAATATGGGCAAGGGGGTTTTCGGAGGACATAGGCACAGAAAGTAAAAGCGGAAGACAACTACCTCTTACGGCAACCGGCGGTCCGCGGCAGTGGTTAGGGCGCGGGCGGCAGCGCCGCGGCACCCGGCTGAGGGGCCACAGCCTTCCAACTCAGGTATATATCAAGGATTTTGCCGATGTGCTCGGGGCCTACGTCAACCTTGCCCAGCTCCTGCGGTAGCGTGGGGTGGTCGTGCAATACCTCGGCCATAGCCTGCCGAAACTCGGCCCGCTTTTTCGGCAACACCCGCACCGAGGCTCCGCCCGGCGTGGCCAGCAACAGGGTTTCGGGAGCGTCGTAGCGCATTACTACGTAGCCGGCTTTGCGGTAGAGCTGCCGCACAAACGCCCGTTCCACCGTTGCTTTTCGCGCCACAAAATTTCGGGCTACCACAAAGGTATCCTGCCACACTACGTAGCGCTGCACCTCGCGGGGGTCGTACCAAGTGGGCGTTTTGTTGCGGCGGTCGTCGTTGGCTACGGCAATGCTATCGATGCCGGGCGCCAGTTGGGCGTCGTTCCAACGGCCATCGACCAACTGAAAGCGGCCACGCTCAAACGTTACGGCATTGCGCGGGCCATAATACATGGGCATGCCGGGCTGCCCCGGCACGGGCGGTGGCATACGCGGCGGCGAGTAGCTCGGGAAGGCCTGCCCATACGCGCAGGCCGGCCCGGCACCTAGGGCCAGCGTCAGCCACGCAAATCGGGTTACTACACTCATTGAAAATGTACGCTTTGGCAAAAACTACTCGGCGCCGATGGGCTACTGGGCAAAAATGGCGGTTGTATTAAAGCCATCGGGCTTGTTGCGGAGGTAGGCATCCAAAATGGCGCGGGTGTGCGTCGCGTCGAGCTGGCCGCTTTGCAGCTGCTGGCTGAGCACGGGGTGGTCGGCCACCACGGCCTGCATGGCCTGCTGAAACTCTTTGCGCTGCGTGGGCAGGGCCAGGGCTTTTTGGTTGGGGAAGCGCAGCACCGGCACCATGCCGCCGGCACTGGCAAACTCGAACAGCTCTACCTGCGGTCGGCGCCAGGTGCGGCGGCCCAGCACCGTGGTGGGCGGCACGGGCCGCTTGTCTTTGCCGCTCGGCGGAAACTGCACGCTGTGCACCACCGCAAACGTATCGGTGCCAATAACAGCCTGGCGCAGCTCGCCTAGGCTGTACCGTTGATCCTCTTTGCCGGCCTCTACCTCTATCAGGTTGTTGGTGAGCAGCAATTTGCCTGTTTGCCAACTGCCCGCGGCGGCTTCCAGCTGGTAGCTGCCTTTGCCTTTGCGTGCAAACTCGGTATCGGCGGTGGCCAGCAGGGTTACGTTTACGGCGGCACGTACCAGGCCCACAATAAGGCCTGCCTGCGCCGAGGCGCTGGTATGAATGCCTACCAGAAAAA includes the following:
- a CDS encoding 4-hydroxy-3-methylbut-2-enyl diphosphate reductase; this translates as MNVTIDKNSGYCFGVEYAIQMAEDELGHSAELYCLGDIVHNRMEVERLHQQGLRVIDREQLGQLHDCKVLIRAHGEPPETYQLALRNNIELIDASCPVVLKLQNRVKHAFDATTRQNGQIVLYGQPGHAEVTGLNGQTGNRAIVVMTEQDLDQIDFRRPVTLFSQTTKSTAGFYRMKQMMEERIAAAGGDLTTFDANDSICRQVSNREPQLRKFAHEHDVVVFVSGRKSSNGKALFGVVNHENPRSYFVENEQELQDDWFEGATSVGICGATSTPMWLMQRVADRIAEVGEAVA
- the cmk gene encoding (d)CMP kinase, whose protein sequence is MKNIVIAIDGYSSCGKSTTAKAVAAELGYAYIDTGAMYRGVTLYLLEHNIAFEDLPRVEEALHNMQITFKRNRRTGRNELCLDGVIREDEIRQMRISNAVSEVSVIPAVRHAMVRQQQRMARKRGVVMDGRDIGTTVFPDAEVKIFMTADVHTRAMRRQVELATKGEQVSLDDIVQNLQKRDYLDSTRAESPLRRAADAVLLDTSHITIDEQVDFVLERVSSVLVDGLRAAEIG